The genomic region CCGCCCACCTCGACGCATGGAACGCACCGGCAGGGCCCGGGCGAGACCAGGCGGTCGAGCGGATCTATGCAGCAGACGTCTCCATCGCAGAACCGAGCGGCGTGCTTCAAGGACACGACGGCATGGGACATGCCATCTCCCGCCTGCAGGCCCAGCTGCCCGGCACCTCGATCACACGTTCCGACCCGATCCAGGTCGTGCAGGACCTGGTGACCTACCGCTGGACCCTTGGCCCTCCGGGACGGTCGCCGAACGCCGCGGGCCGTGACGTGCTGATCGTCCGCGACGGCCGGATCGCCAGCGTGTACGTCGTCATGGACACGCCGTGACTGGCCTGCCAGCACGAACAACAACGAGGAGGACCACCGATGCCAGAGATCGACGTCGCCAATGACCCCCGGCGCAAGCGCTACGAAGCACGCCTCGCCGGTGAGGTCGCCGGGTTCACGGAGTACATGCTCACCGACGAGCTGATCGTCTTCACCCACACCGAGGTCTCCCCCCGCTTCGAGGGACACGGCGTCGGATCCGCTATCGCACGATTCGCCCTCGACGACGTGCGCGCCGCCGGGGAGCGCAAGGTGCTGCCGGTGTGTCCCTTCATCAAGGGCTGGATCCGGCGCCACCGCGAGTACGAACCAATCGTGTACGGCGTACCCGCAACGACCACGGGAGACTGACGATGGTGCGCAAGATCTACACGGGTCCCGTCATCGACGTGTCCTTCGACGGCGAGATCTGTCAGCACGCCGCCGAGTGTGTGCGTGGCATGCCCGCCGTCTTCGACCCTGGCCGACGCCCCTGGATCGATCCCGGGCAGGCCGACACCGAGGCAGCCGCCGAGATGCTGCGCGCCGTCATCGCGCGATGCCCCTCCGGCGCGCTGAGTGTGGTCGAGCATGACCGGACCGACGAGGCCGTGCCCTCGAGCTCCGCCCCTGCCGAGTCCAGCAGGCGTTCCGAGCGGGGGTGAGCCGGGGACGCCGTGGGTCGCGTGCCCGGGTGCCGGTGCGGGCGCCCTGATGCACGGCGCCCGCCGGGCCTCGGCGAGAATCGCGGCGTGCCTCGACCCATCACGCTCCTGGTCGAGGGCGAGTCCGACCGGGCCGCCCTCGTCACCCTCGCTCCGCGCTTCGGCGTCGACCTCGATGCCGAGCAGATCACCGTCACCGTCATCGGAGGGGCCGGCAACTTCGGCCGTGCGATCGCGGAGGCCACCGCGCAGGGGCACCGGGTAGGTGGGTTGTACGACGAGGCCGAGGAGCGCTTCGTCGCCGGCGCGCTCAACCGTCAGGACGGCGAGGACCTCACCCGGCAGGGGTTCTTCGCCTGCCGCCCCGACCTGGAGCTGGAGCTGGCTCGCGCGATCGGGGTCCCCGAGATGACGTCGCTGTTGGAGGCGAACGGCGACCTGAAGACGTTCCGCGACTTCCAGGACCAGCCCGCGCACCGCGACCACGAGGCGCTCGACCAGGTGCGCCGCTTCGTGTCCGCCTCCGGCGCCCGGAAGGCCAGGTACGCCGCGCTGATGGCGGAGACCGTCCCGTTCGAGTCCGTCCCGGAGCCGCTGGAGGGCCTGCTCGGCTGGATCTGGAGCCGCTGAGCGGCCCGACGCGCGTCGCCCCGCGGCGTAGCGTCGACCCATGGGGCCCACACTCAGGATCGACGTGGCGGCACCGCACGACGTCGCCTGGCGCGAGCTGGTTGACGTCCGATGCTGGCCGCACTGGGGTCCGACCGTGCGGGCGGCGCGACTCGACGACGGCACCGCGTGGCTGTCGGCCGGCGCGACCGGGGCGGTGCAGACACCGTTCGGGGTGTGGCTGCCGTTCCGGGTCGAGCACTGGCACGACGACGGGCCGCGCCACGCCTGGTCGTGGCGGGTGGCCGGCGTGCCCGCGACCGAGCACGCCGTGACGAGGACCGGC from Nocardioides pantholopis harbors:
- a CDS encoding nuclear transport factor 2 family protein, with amino-acid sequence MSESPPVAGPIEPLVAAHLDAWNAPAGPGRDQAVERIYAADVSIAEPSGVLQGHDGMGHAISRLQAQLPGTSITRSDPIQVVQDLVTYRWTLGPPGRSPNAAGRDVLIVRDGRIASVYVVMDTP
- a CDS encoding GNAT family N-acetyltransferase — protein: MPEIDVANDPRRKRYEARLAGEVAGFTEYMLTDELIVFTHTEVSPRFEGHGVGSAIARFALDDVRAAGERKVLPVCPFIKGWIRRHREYEPIVYGVPATTTGD
- a CDS encoding (4Fe-4S)-binding protein, whose protein sequence is MVRKIYTGPVIDVSFDGEICQHAAECVRGMPAVFDPGRRPWIDPGQADTEAAAEMLRAVIARCPSGALSVVEHDRTDEAVPSSSAPAESSRRSERG
- a CDS encoding TOPRIM nucleotidyl transferase/hydrolase domain-containing protein, with the translated sequence MPRPITLLVEGESDRAALVTLAPRFGVDLDAEQITVTVIGGAGNFGRAIAEATAQGHRVGGLYDEAEERFVAGALNRQDGEDLTRQGFFACRPDLELELARAIGVPEMTSLLEANGDLKTFRDFQDQPAHRDHEALDQVRRFVSASGARKARYAALMAETVPFESVPEPLEGLLGWIWSR
- a CDS encoding SRPBCC family protein, with product MGPTLRIDVAAPHDVAWRELVDVRCWPHWGPTVRAARLDDGTAWLSAGATGAVQTPFGVWLPFRVEHWHDDGPRHAWSWRVAGVPATEHAVTRTGPDACRVEMAVPWWAPAYLGVVRLALTRIRRRAESSL